A genomic window from Solanum dulcamara chromosome 11, daSolDulc1.2, whole genome shotgun sequence includes:
- the LOC129873237 gene encoding cyclin-dependent kinase inhibitor 1-like isoform X1, whose translation MEVVEVPVKMTREREVLEVAETRKRKNRDDDLVEMSPTAARVRSHSGVSVAPASFESPASEFSSQGNTVSYKPAVSSNFDDGLPSCFGDNESSDVTKGSSKFVDLDEDGVEIATSYSEFRESRETILSSKFKVELHKLESTPKPQHAKSCRRRLTETKMPSEVDLDEFFAAAEKDLHKHFAEKYNFDFAKEEPLEGRYKWVKQ comes from the exons ATGGAGGTTGTGGAGGTACCAGTGAAGATGACAAGAGAACGGGAGGTTTTAGAGGTGGCCGAAACAAGGAAGAGGAAGAACCGTGATGATGATTTGGTGGAGATGTCACCAACTGCAGCTCGCGTTAGAAGTCATTCTGGAGTCTCAGTTGCACCGGCAAGTTTTGAATCTCCAGCGAGCGAGTTTAGTTCTCAGGGAAATACTGTTTCGTATAAACCGGCTGTGAGTTCTAACTTTGATGACGGTTTACCATCTTGCTTTGGAGATAATGAATCAAGCGATGTCACAAAAGGAAGCTCGAAATTTGTAGATCTGGAT GAGGACGGTGTGGAAATTGCAACCAGTTATTCAGAATTCAGAGAAAG TAGAGAGACAATACTATCCAGCAAATTCAAAGTTGAACTTCACAAACTGGAGTCAACACCGAAACCACAACATGCTAAATCTTGCCGCCGCCGATTAACAGAGACAAAGATGCCCTCCGAGGTTGACCTTGACGAGTTCTTTGCTGCAGCCGAGAAAGATCTCCATAAACATTTTGCAGAAAA ATACAACTTTGACTTTGCAAAAGAGGAGCCATTGGAAGGTCGCTACAAATGGGTTAAACAATGA
- the LOC129873237 gene encoding cyclin-dependent kinase inhibitor 7-like isoform X2: MEVVEVPVKMTREREVLEVAETRKRKNRDDDLVEMSPTAARVRSHSGVSVAPASFESPASEFSSQGNTVSYKPAVSSNFDDGLPSCFGDNESSDVTKGSSKFVDLDEDGVEIATSYSEFRERETILSSKFKVELHKLESTPKPQHAKSCRRRLTETKMPSEVDLDEFFAAAEKDLHKHFAEKYNFDFAKEEPLEGRYKWVKQ, translated from the exons ATGGAGGTTGTGGAGGTACCAGTGAAGATGACAAGAGAACGGGAGGTTTTAGAGGTGGCCGAAACAAGGAAGAGGAAGAACCGTGATGATGATTTGGTGGAGATGTCACCAACTGCAGCTCGCGTTAGAAGTCATTCTGGAGTCTCAGTTGCACCGGCAAGTTTTGAATCTCCAGCGAGCGAGTTTAGTTCTCAGGGAAATACTGTTTCGTATAAACCGGCTGTGAGTTCTAACTTTGATGACGGTTTACCATCTTGCTTTGGAGATAATGAATCAAGCGATGTCACAAAAGGAAGCTCGAAATTTGTAGATCTGGAT GAGGACGGTGTGGAAATTGCAACCAGTTATTCAGAATTCAGAGAAAG AGAGACAATACTATCCAGCAAATTCAAAGTTGAACTTCACAAACTGGAGTCAACACCGAAACCACAACATGCTAAATCTTGCCGCCGCCGATTAACAGAGACAAAGATGCCCTCCGAGGTTGACCTTGACGAGTTCTTTGCTGCAGCCGAGAAAGATCTCCATAAACATTTTGCAGAAAA ATACAACTTTGACTTTGCAAAAGAGGAGCCATTGGAAGGTCGCTACAAATGGGTTAAACAATGA